In Vibrio stylophorae, the genomic stretch CTGCTTTTTTTGCATCAGCTGGGTGGTCAGCACTTTCTGCATTTACAGATGCTGCATGGCTTGGGGGGCTTTGGTTTAGACCCTCAGCTTCCGCTGGTTTATCCGTTTCAGTGTGTGTTTCTGTTGATGTTAATTGCGCCTCAACTGTTGATGCTTGCTGCGCCGCTTTACGTGCTTTCGCGCGCGCTACGGCCGCGGCCACTGCGGATTTTTTACTATCAGCAGCATTTACATCATTGGATTTGGTATCAGTCTCTAGCGCGGGCTGTTGGCTTTGTGCGGCTTTGCGGGCTTTGGCGCGGGCGACAGCGGCAGCCACAGCTGCTTGTTTTGCATCGGTTTCATGATTTGAGCTAACTTTTTGTTCTTGTTCTTGTTCTTGTTCTTGTTCTTGTTGCGCTTTTTTCGCCTTGGCGCGCGCAATCGCTGCTGCGACGGCAGCATTTTTAGCCGCTGGTTTATCTGTGATGTCTGTGGGCTCACTTGATTGTGGGCTTTCAGTCACAGTCATTGCTGCTTTTTGCGCTTTGCGTGCGCGGGCTTCCGCTTTACGCGCTTCACGTTTTGCGGCCATATCATTGGCTGCATTTTGCGTGCTTGCATCTTGTTCGGATGGCGCTTCAGATAACTGCGCTTGTTTGGCTTTAGCGCGTGCAATGGCTGCGGCAACAGCGGGTTTTACATCAGAGCTTGGCGTCAGTTTTACGGTTTTAGCACGTGCAATTGCAGCTGCGATGGCGGCGCTATCTTGGCTGGACTGCTGGCGTGTTTGCGCCGCTTGACCAAAGCGCTCAGCGCGCGCTGCCTTTTCACGTTCTACACGTGCTTTTTTCGCTTCAAAACGCTGTTTCGCGCGATCTGATTTATCGGCATCAACTTTACGCTGTTTGATTTCGGCTTTGGCTTGGCGATAGTACTGGACCAGTGGAATTTCACTGGGGCAGACATAGGCGCAAGCGCCGCATTCGATACAGTCGTTGAGGTTGTAGCTTTCGCACTTATCGTAATCTTGCGATTTACTGTACCAATAAAGCTGTTGTGGCAGCAGAGACTGCGGGCATGCATCAGCACAACTTGAGCAGCGAATACAGCTGAGCTCAGCATTGTGCTCTGGCAGCTCTTTTCTCTTCGGCGCCAAAATACAGTTGCTGGTTTTACTGATGGGGGCCATCACATCATTGAGGGTAAAACCCATCATCGGGCCACCTAAAATGAGGCGGGCTTGTTTCTTCTCTGGACGATAGAAAAAGCGTTGTAGCAGGTGTTCGACTGGGGTGCCAATACGCGCCCACACGTTCCCCGGCTTGCCCATGCTATTGCCGGTAAGCGTGACTACGCGCTCAATAAGGGGCTCGCCATCAATAATGGCGCGTTTAATCGCAAACGCTGTACCGACGTTTTGTACCAAGACACCGATATCAGCTGGAATACCGCCGCTTGGCACCTCTTTATTGGTGAGGATCTTAATCAGCTGTTTTTCACCACCTGATGGGTATTTCGTCGGGATCACGCGAATCATGATCCCTTCATATTGGCCTAAGGCGTGGTGCAGTGCATGAATGGCCTCAGGTTTGTTGTCTTCAATGGCGATGACGCACAGGCTGGGTTTCAAAATCCACTGTAAAATGCGCACTCCCTCAATGACCTCTTGCGCATAATCTTGCATTAAGCGGTCATCAGCGGTGATATAGGGTTCACACTCAGCGGCATTGATGATCAATAGGTCCGTTTGTGCAATGGCACTTTGCAATTTGCGAGCAGTTGGAAATCCAGCGCCGCCTAAGCCGGCAATACCCGCTTGGCGAATATGCTCAATGAGAGCGGTAGGCTCTTGTGATTTGTAATCGGTCAGCGCATGTTTTTCACCCCAGCGATCGCAGTTATCAGGGGTGATCACCACGCAGAGATCTTTTAGGCCCGATGGGTGCGCAATGACGCGCGGCTCAATGGCACTGACCACTCCGGATGTTGATGCGTGTACTGGGACAATCATTGAGAGGTCGGCGCGGGTGAGCGGCTGACCTTTTTGCACTGTGTCGCCCACTTGGACCAGCAATTCGCCTTGCTGACCAATGTGTTGTTTGACCGGAATGATCACCTCAAATGGGATGGAAGCCGGTTCAATTGGCGTTTGATTAGACTGGTGCTTATTTTCTGGCGGATGAATACCGCCCGGGAAATCCCACATAGCACCAAGTTTGAGTTGTTCGATCAGGGCCAGCATTATGACTCCTTTGCTGACGCCGAGGCATCAATTTGGTGAACGGGAATTTGATTGAGTTGCCACTTCCATGTCTCTGGCGTGTCAGTGAGTGGAATCATTTCAATACAATCAGTTGGACAAGGATCAACACAGAGATCGCAGCCAGTACACTCTTTGGCAATTACCGTGTGTACTGCTTTGGTCGAGCCGACGATGGCATCGACAGGGCAGGCTTGAATACATTTGGTACAGCCAATGCACATATCTTCATGAATAAAGGCGACGCGTGGAATGCTGTTGGCTGCCTCTTGACCTTCGGCTGGCACATCCACACCCATTAAATCAGCGAGCTTTTCAATGGTCGCTTGGCCGCCTGGCGGGCATTTATTGATCACATCGCCATTGGCGATGGCTTCGGCATAGGGACGACAGCCCGGATAGCCGCATTGACCACATTGCGTTTGCGGCAAAATAGCATCGATTTGATCGACGATTGGATCGGCATCGACACGAAAATAGATCGATGCAAAACCGAGTAGCAGGCCAAATACTAAGGCCAGCGCTGCGATAACAAGGATCGCGATCATCACACCACTCACAGCTTCACCAATCCAGTAAAGCCCATAAAGGCGAGAGACATCAAACCTGCGGTGATCATCGCAATGGCTGCGCCGCGAAATGGAACAGGGACATCCGCTGCATTAATGCGTTCGCGCATGGCGGCAAAGAGGATCAGCACCAAAGAGAAACCCACGGCAGCGCCAAAGCCATAAACAATGGATTGGATAAAATTATGGTTTTCATTGATGTTGAGCAAGGCCACACCGAGTACGGCACAGTTGGTGGTGATCAAGGGTAAAAAGATACCCAACAAGCGGTATAGCGTTGGGCTGGTGCGGTGTACCACCATTTCGGTAAATTGCACAACCACAGCAATGACCAAAATAAAGGCCATGGTGCGAAGATATTGAAGCCCAAGCGGTGCAAGAATGTAAGTTTCGACGAGATACGCGCAAACAGAGGCGAGTGTCAGGACAAATGTTGTCGCTAGACCCATGCCAATTGCGGTTTCTAATTTTTTCGACACGCCCATAAAGGGACAAAGGCCAAGGAACTTTACAAGTACAAAGTTATTGACCAGAACAGTGCCCACGAGAAGTAATAGGTATTCGGTCATACCAGACTGATTTCGTTATTGTGATAGCACTATTATCGGCGCTTGCGGCCCAAGACACAACCACCCATCTTTTGTGGAGATGGGTGGTTGTGTTTTTTTGAATGATTGTTGCGCAATTTGCGACTTAGTTGGCCATTGCGTAGCCAGGTAATTCCGCTGGATGAGAGAGAATAAAGCCCTGCATACCGTCGATACGCAGTTCTTCTAATGCCTCTTTTTGTTCAATCTCTTCAACGTTTTCGGCGATTACTTTCACTGATTGACGTTGCGCTGTATCAATAAGTGTACGCGCATAGTGGGTTGCCGCTGAATCATCTGGAATTTGACTGGTAATACTGGTACTGATTTTTACAAAATCAAATTTCAATGTGTGGATGAGTCTAAAGGAGTGCAGGCCACTACCAAAATCACTGACACAGATATGTGCCCCATAGGCACGCATCAATGTGAGTAACTCCTCACTCATTTCAATATTGCTGCTGATAAGTTTTTCAGGCATCTCAAAGACCACCTGTGATAGCGCTTGTTTGTGTGACTTGGCCACACCATCAAACCATTCGATAAACTCTTTGGTCAGGGCTTTATCTGAGGTGATGTTAATCCCTTTAAGGCGATCCGCTTCGATACCAGTCATACGGCAAAGCGCGCTTTCGACCAGATATTGCTCAAGTTGACGATCAAGCTCGTAGTGTTTGGCATGCTCAAAGAGTTCAATGTTATCTACTTCGTTATTGTTGGCATCGTTTAGACGCAGCAACATCTCTTCGTAAGGCATAAAGTTTGCCGAGAATGGACGAATACTTTGCTCAACAAAACGCGCTTTATCAAATTCAATGGTTTGCTCAATCAATTGTTGCCAGCTGTCCTTGGCTGGTAGCTCTGGCTCTGGGGCTTTGGCCGCAGGTGCAGGTTGTGCTGGCGCTGTTTCTTGCGCAGCTTCTGGCAGTTCAAGGACTGTAAGGTGCCATTGTTGGGTGCGAGAGCGCGCGGCTTTATCCTGCGCAATATCAACTTGGCTTAAAATCTCATCGTGGCTTTGTTTACCTGCGAGTACCACACCAAGACTGGCTGGGGTGGCTAATTGGTGATGGTGGCGAAGGAGCTCAGTTTCACTTTCAAAGCGAATGGCTAAGCTGCGAATCTTCTTCTCATCAGCAAGCTTGTGAATGATGTAATAGTCAGTATCGCTGAGGCGGAAATGGTGCAATGCTTCTTCAAATGTGCTGCGAATCGCCTGATAGAGCTCATCAAGGTATTTATCGACTTTGGCTTTGCCATCGCGATCATAGGCTTCAGGTACACCTGCAACATGAATGGCGTAAACCGAGAAAGCATCGTAATCGTTATTACGGCAAATGCTTTCAAGCTCCATATTAAAGCGATATTGCACCGCCATGGTCGCTTTATCTGTTTTATCGGCGGCACTTTCAGATTTCTCAGCTTTGGCTTTTTCTGATTTACTTGCTTTGCTTTTCTCTTTTTTCGTAGCAGCTTTTGGTGCAGGCGCTTGATATGTATCCTCATCGTCATCATCACTGAGAAGTGAATCAGCGATAGCTTTCGCTTTAATGCCGGAAAGGGTGATCCCTTCGGCATCACGGCGGGCTTTTTCTTCAGCCTCAAGACGTGCTTTTTCTTCAGCTTCAAGGCGGGCTTTTTCTTCAGCCTCAAGACGTGCTTGTTCTTCTGCTGCTTTTAGGCGAGCCTTCTCTTCAGCCTCTAATCGTGCTTTTTCTTCAGCTTCTAAACGCGCTTGCTCTTCTGCCGCTTTTTTCTCTGCTGCGATGCGCTCTTTTTCAAGACGCTCTTGCTCTTTTGCTGCGAGTTTAGCGGCTTTTTCTTCCTCTTTTAGCCGTGCTTTTTCAGCTTTTTCCGCTTCTTTACGTGCTTTTTCTTCCGCAATGGCTTGCTCTTTGGCTTCACGAGCAAGGCGTTTTTCTTCCTCTGCTTGCTCTTTAGCTGCCTGTGCTTTTTCTTTTTCCATTTGCGCGAGCAGAGCAAAGTCATCAGCTGCATGGTCTACGTCATCATTATCTGCATAGTGTTGTGCAGAAGCTGCTTGATGGCGCGGTTTCTCTTTATGATGTAGTTCACGGCCGTCGCGCATGGCAACGAGTTGATCAATAATATCCAGTGAGAGTGGTAGACGAGAGGCGTCGCCACCGTTTAGAAAACGTTCAAAATACTCTTCTTGTTTATTTCGGTCGTAGTAACGCTTGGCGGTCCACAAACCGACGAAAATGGTCGACATCACACCGAGTAACACCAGTGCCATGACTACGGCATAGCTTGAGATCTCCATGGCGAGAATATTATCAAGCGAGAAGTTGCCGAGAATATCGCCAAGACCTGCATTTGTCGCCGCTGCGGTCGCATTGGCTGCTTGTTCTGGATGATTGATTGCTGCTGTTGGGTCTTGATAAGTGACGCGACTAGAAAGGCTGATTAAGGCACAAACTGGGGCAATCAGAAGAAGCCAGCAACTAACGAGAATACGTAGGCTGGTTTGCCAAATGCGTTCTTGCATGAATGAATTTCCTTCGCGAAAAAGATTGAGCACAGTATAAACTTGCCAATTCAAGGCGTTATATTTGATAGAGCCAAACAAGATATGAGTCAAAAATGAATTTCTAGTTTGTGTACTATTTCGAAAAAACTGAGATCTAAGTTGCTTGTGATGGAAAAAGCAGCATGCAATCTGTTGAATGTAAAACCAATCACCATGCTGTTTATCTTGATATGAGCGCTGATCTGCTGGCTGGATTTTGATCTGAAGATTATTTAGACAAGCAATCTCTGCCGGTGTGCGCAATCGTTGACAAAATTAGACAGAGTTCGTAGTATGCGATGCGTTAGTTCTTTGAACTTTCATCGGCTTGTAGCGCAGCCTGGTAGCGCACTGTCATGGGGTGTCAGGGGTCGCTGGTTCAAATCCAGTCAAGCCGACCATCTTACAAAAGCCCAGCCAATTGGCTGGGCTTTTTAGTCTCTGCAATTTAGTTTTCCTGTTTTCTGGCCTAGCGTTTGATTCAATTCGGGCACAAAAAAAAAGCAGCGATTGCGCTGCTTTTTGTTTACCTGCGAATTAAGAATCGCTGGGTTGGCGATAAAAACGTTTCAGCTCAGCCATCACTTGTGATAACACCGAGAGTGGCGCTTTATCATTGATTGGCTGGTACTCGGCATCAAATAGGTTGTGATTGCCAAACTTATCGACCACTGTAGTGCGATGCGGCTCAATGACCACCACATCTCGACTATCCCCAGCAATCAGCCAGCGACGCGCGTTGTCACTATCTAGTAGGTTGAGCCCGCTGCTATACACTTTCGCCGGTGTGGCGATATGTAATAGCTCTTCCATTAAAGTTGGCACGATGTCCAAGTGTGATGTCGGACGTTCTACAACTAAGGGTGCATGGCCGGGAAGGTGCATAACCAGTGGTACTTGAATCTGGTAACGACTGTAGTTGCTGTTTGCGCCCCAGCTATTGGTTCCCGTCTCATTAAACTCAAGACCATGGTCTGAGGTGATAATCACTAAGGTGTTTTCAAGCTGGTTAGAGGCACGCAGTTGCGCCAATACTTGCGCAATATAACCGTCTGCGCGGTATGCCGCTGCGCGATAATGATTGAGCAAGGTTGCTTCTGGATGGTTTTGCACCTTCGCTTGCGCAGCATCAGTTTGGCTAAATGGTGTATTGGCCGCTGGCTTGTTTTCATAATCAAGCACAGAGGTTAGCTCTAAATAACTAAACCAAGGTGAACTTTGTGTCTTTTCCCACGCTATCCAAGCTTGTGTGGCTTTTGCATCATCATAGGCGGTTGCCGTTTGCGCGAGCACTTCTGGGCGATTAAAGATCGCTTGATAGTAAAGTGGCTCAGCAAATTGATTGCCGCTAAAAAGTCCAAAGTGGTATTGGCGCTTGGTCAGGGTATCGACAAGTAGCGGTTTGGCACCATCTTGGCGCACGCTATCAACATAGTTGCCTGGCAGGCCATAGAACAAACCAAAGAGGCCGACCATGGTGTCATTGCTGGCACTGTGGTGCTTGGTGAAATTGAGATTTTGTGCGGCAAAAGCGGTGGTATTTGGCATGGTTTCATGGTTGAGCATATCACTGCGCAGACCATTGACCATGATGATCAATAAATTTTGCTCGCTGCCTTGATCGCGAAATGTGACCGCTTCCAAGGGGTAGTTGATCAAATGGTTTTCAAGCTCGCCTTGTTCCGCTCGTTTTTTAGCGTAGCTGGCGCGATCCAGTAAACCATGGCGCTCCATAAATGATTTGGCCGTCATTGGATAGGAGAGCGGGAAATTTGATTTTTGCACGGTAATTGGGCGGTACAAATTGGCGTCCGCCCAAATATGAATCAGGTGGCTGCTGATAAAGCAAAGGCCAAAGACCATTGCTAGCGTGCCGCCAATATTTTTACGCGCTAATTTGCGTTGCTTACGCCAGGTCCATTCTGCCAACGCGAGCTCAAGCAAAAAGAAAATAGGCATCACAGTGAACAGATATTGCCATGTGGCATTGCTGTCACTTTTCTCGCCGCTGAGTAGTAATTCCCAAACCAGCGGACTTAAATGAAGTTGATGCTGTTCGTAGGCTTGCGTATCAAGAAGCAGTAAGGTCATTCCCACCGTACTAAATAGCACGGCAAATAGACGCAATGCCCGCTGCGATGGCAGGAGAAAGGTCAGTGGGAAAAGAACCAGTAAATAAAGCGCAAAGACTAAAAAGCTAAAATGGCCGATCCAGCTTAGCCCAAGGTAAAACTGTCCCAATAGGGTCGCTGGCCACTCGGATTCGGTGATATAGCGGGTCCCCAGCAACATCGCTGCGATAATATTGAAAAAGGCAAACCAATGCCCCCAACCAATCAGTTGCGATACTTTCTCGCGATATGTATGTCCGTTTACCATAGGTAGCTTGTCTTTAGTCACTGTTCGGCCGAAAAATACGCAGGATTAGTGAGTTGGTTTCTCATCAATGGAGCGCATTAATGCTTGCGCGAATTTTTCTGCAATGGCTTTACGTTGGCTCAATGGTACATTGCAATTGATCAAATTCGTAGCGATATTGCCCAAACACATCAAAGATAATTCAGTTGAAGCTTCATTTTTTTCAAGGGCTTGGACAAGGTCACTTAGGATTTGTTCAACTTTTTCATCGCTGAACTTAGAAGTAATTGGCATAGTTGTAATGGTTCACTAATCAACAAAGCGGCTTATAATACCTTACACTTTAGCCCGATAGGTAATTTTTTCCGCCATGAGTCTTGAGCTTTCTAACCTGATCCTTCATCAAATCACTAAAAATAGTGATGAAACATTTTCTGTGGTTCGTCGTAACAACCCTCTTAACCTTGATGATTCAAGCCAGCACTTTGTGGCTGAACTGCATCGCGTTTATAGCGCCAAGGCTGGGAAAGGGTTTGCTGGATTTAAAACGGAGAGCGCCTGCCAGCAGTGGTTGGGACAGTTACTGAAAAATGAACTGCCATTTTACGATTTTTCGGTGCAATGCGCTGAGCGCCTGTATCAAGAGCTCAGTAAATATCCTTTTGCACAAGCGGGTATTTTGGTTTTAGCGCAATATCGTTCTTTGGCGACGGATTATCTCTTTATTGGTCTTTTAAACCGCTGTGATAGTTTGAAGGTCACTGACGATTTGGATATCCATAACAGCGATTATTTAGATGTGGCAAAAATGGATATTGCCGCACGCATCGATCTTTCTAGCTGGCAAACAGAGCCAGAATCCAACCGTTATCTGACCTTTATTAAAGGTCGAGTGGGTCGCAAAGTGGGTGATTTCTTCCTTGATTTTCTTGAGGCGGAAAACGGCATGGATACCAAAGTGCAAAACCAAGTGTTACTGCAAGCGGTGGAAGATTTTTGTACCGATGCACGCATTGAGTCCAATGAGCGACAAGATGTGCGCAAACAAGTGTATGAATACTGCAATGGCCAACTCAAAGCAGGCGAAGAGGTGGATCTCAAAGAGCTATCAGATAGCCTGCCAGATTCTCCTGAAGGCAGTGATTTTGCACAGTTTACCGCTGCGCAAGGTTATGAGTTGGAAGAGAGTTTTCCAGCCGATCGCTCAACCATTCGCAAATTAACTAAATTTGTCGGTGCTGGCGGTGGTATCTCTATTAACTTTGATAGCATGCTGCTTGGCGATCGTATCTTTTATGATCCAAAAACCGACACCCTAACCATTCAAGGGACACCACCAAATTTGCGCGATCAGCTTCAGCGCCGCCAAAATTTGGATGACTAGGTCGTTTGAATGATGCGACCTTGTCGCACAGAAAATGCCACCGCTTAGGTGGCATTTTTGTCTTCGCCATTTTGTATCTGCCTTGGTTTTCAACTAACTTCGAAAAGAGAAATCACAGGAGTTAGGGACGACTATGGCTGCACACGAACAACCTTCATCGGACACTTTGACCATCAGCAGTCATCGTAAGCGTTCTTGGCGACAAAGGCTGACCTTGCTATTGGCCCTAGTTGCGCTCTGTGCTGCGCTAGCTATCACCGCACTATATCTTTATCGCGCCAAGCAGTATCAGGGCATGATTGATCTGTTATCGCCCATGCAAAGCCAAAGTGATGCGCTCTATTTTAGTTTGTCGCGCACCGTGGTTCGCGGTGATTTGGCCCTTGCCAATCTGGCAACATCAACTTTGGCATTTCGCCAGCAAGCGCTCGCCCTGACTCAGCTGGGACTTTCGAATGAGCAGCGATTACCCGGGCTACAAAGCGCAGCGGTATCTGCCAATTTACTGGTCGATCAGGCCGACAATCTTTATGCTAATTTTGTCGCGCATCACAATATGGCTGTGTTATTGCAACGTGCTATGCAGCAACCTATATCCGCACGCTTGATGGATGAATATCTGCATTTTGCATCCTTGCTGTTATTTGCACAGATAGATGGCGATCATCGCGATATCCTTCAATATTTTTCTCAGCTTGAGCAGCGAAGTGCACTTTGGTCAGCAGAAGAGCGCCAACAGATTCAAGCCTTAGTACAGCAAATTTCCCCTTTGGTTGCGCGCAAAAAAGTCTATCAAGCCATGACCAATGCGCTGTTTGAAAATCATTTTATGGGCGAGCTCAGAGCATTAATTTTGTCGGCTTACGATCGTCGTAATCAAGCGGTGATGCGAGCAAGTCTTGCCGGATTAATTGCGATATTTGCACTTTGGGGGGCGATGGCTTTGCGCCGTTCATCTGCATCTCGTCATACCGCTTCATCGCAGGGCTGCGCCGCGCCAGTCATAAGACAAGGTGATGATGCGCCTCAATCAGTCAATGACGCGGAGCCAACAGCAAAACCAACTAAGGCGGATTCAAATCGCCATGGAGCTAGCGTTTGCACAGCACAAACACCTAAACATTCATCGCCAATATCGTCGCAAACATCGCCGCATGAATCGCCGAATCATTTACCTTCCTCGCAAGCTGATATGCAGCAAACTGCGGCCTCAAAATCTGACCTGGCACAAGCGGATGCAGCGTCAGCGTATAGGTCGCAAACGCAGGCTCCCTTTGGTTTGCAGTATATGATGAGCTGTTTTGATGATGATATAGCGTCGGTGAATATGTTATTGCGTATTTTTGCGACAGATCATCGTGAAGATATGACAAAAATTGAGCAGCTTTTAGCCAAGCAGCAGTGGGAAGAGGCGCAGCGCTGTGCCCATAGCCTAAAAGGCGTTGCTGGAAGCTTGGCTGCGGAATCTTTGAAAGCGGCTGCAGCGCAGGTCGAACAAAGTTTACGACAGCAAGAGCCACCCAGTGCCATTTTACTTGATGCGCTGAGTGCGGCACTGCAAGATACCATTCAGGCGGTTGATCAGCACCTTGCCATGCAACCTGAGGTGTCAGCTGAATGAGTCGCCGTTCCATTCCTATTACGCAGTCATTAAGTGTTCGTGGGTTAGTACTGCTATTGGCATTGCTGGCCACCATGACGCTAGCGATTATGCTGGTGCTCAATACCACAGGTCGTGATTTGGCAATACAAGGTGCGGCCAAGCAGGCTGAGGCCAACGCCCGTGTGGTCTCAAAAGAGTTGGGGCAGCTGACCGAGAATATTGAAGGTATTGCCATTGGTATCGCCGAGCTTGCAGCAAATGCGGTGGGGGATGAGAGCTTGATGGTTTATGTGCCAGCCATGCTCAATCATCCTCAGCAGCAACAATTAATTGCGGGCGGCGGGATTTGGCCTGAGCCTCATGTGGTCAATCGAAATCGAAGTCGAGCTAGTTTATTTTGGGCACGCGATCGCAGTGGCCGACTGCAATTTAATGCAGCTTATAACCGAATGGATACGCCTGCCTATCATCATGCGGCTTGGTATGTGCCGGGTCGCTGGTTGTCGCAGGGGGAGGCGCATTGGTCGCAGTCCTATGTGGATCCGGTCACCCAAGAGCCCATGGTTACTTGCACCATGCCCTATTATGTGGATGGTCAGTTTGCAGGGGTGGTGACCATTGATGTGATGCTCAAAGGGCTTGAGCGTTATCTTGCGAA encodes the following:
- the rsxC gene encoding electron transport complex subunit RsxC, which gives rise to MLALIEQLKLGAMWDFPGGIHPPENKHQSNQTPIEPASIPFEVIIPVKQHIGQQGELLVQVGDTVQKGQPLTRADLSMIVPVHASTSGVVSAIEPRVIAHPSGLKDLCVVITPDNCDRWGEKHALTDYKSQEPTALIEHIRQAGIAGLGGAGFPTARKLQSAIAQTDLLIINAAECEPYITADDRLMQDYAQEVIEGVRILQWILKPSLCVIAIEDNKPEAIHALHHALGQYEGIMIRVIPTKYPSGGEKQLIKILTNKEVPSGGIPADIGVLVQNVGTAFAIKRAIIDGEPLIERVVTLTGNSMGKPGNVWARIGTPVEHLLQRFFYRPEKKQARLILGGPMMGFTLNDVMAPISKTSNCILAPKRKELPEHNAELSCIRCSSCADACPQSLLPQQLYWYSKSQDYDKCESYNLNDCIECGACAYVCPSEIPLVQYYRQAKAEIKQRKVDADKSDRAKQRFEAKKARVEREKAARAERFGQAAQTRQQSSQDSAAIAAAIARAKTVKLTPSSDVKPAVAAAIARAKAKQAQLSEAPSEQDASTQNAANDMAAKREARKAEARARKAQKAAMTVTESPQSSEPTDITDKPAAKNAAVAAAIARAKAKKAQQEQEQEQEQEQKVSSNHETDAKQAAVAAAVARAKARKAAQSQQPALETDTKSNDVNAADSKKSAVAAAVARAKARKAAQQASTVEAQLTSTETHTETDKPAEAEGLNQSPPSHAASVNAESADHPADAKKAAVAAAVARAKARKAAQQASTADAQLTSTETHAEADKPVEAEGLDESPPSHAASVNAESADHPADAKKAAVAAAIARAKARKAAQQKAQSSNSLEDDA
- the rsxB gene encoding electron transport complex subunit RsxB, encoding MSGVMIAILVIAALALVFGLLLGFASIYFRVDADPIVDQIDAILPQTQCGQCGYPGCRPYAEAIANGDVINKCPPGGQATIEKLADLMGVDVPAEGQEAANSIPRVAFIHEDMCIGCTKCIQACPVDAIVGSTKAVHTVIAKECTGCDLCVDPCPTDCIEMIPLTDTPETWKWQLNQIPVHQIDASASAKES
- the rsxA gene encoding electron transport complex subunit RsxA; protein product: MTEYLLLLVGTVLVNNFVLVKFLGLCPFMGVSKKLETAIGMGLATTFVLTLASVCAYLVETYILAPLGLQYLRTMAFILVIAVVVQFTEMVVHRTSPTLYRLLGIFLPLITTNCAVLGVALLNINENHNFIQSIVYGFGAAVGFSLVLILFAAMRERINAADVPVPFRGAAIAMITAGLMSLAFMGFTGLVKL
- a CDS encoding EAL domain-containing protein, which translates into the protein MQERIWQTSLRILVSCWLLLIAPVCALISLSSRVTYQDPTAAINHPEQAANATAAATNAGLGDILGNFSLDNILAMEISSYAVVMALVLLGVMSTIFVGLWTAKRYYDRNKQEEYFERFLNGGDASRLPLSLDIIDQLVAMRDGRELHHKEKPRHQAASAQHYADNDDVDHAADDFALLAQMEKEKAQAAKEQAEEEKRLAREAKEQAIAEEKARKEAEKAEKARLKEEEKAAKLAAKEQERLEKERIAAEKKAAEEQARLEAEEKARLEAEEKARLKAAEEQARLEAEEKARLEAEEKARLEAEEKARRDAEGITLSGIKAKAIADSLLSDDDDEDTYQAPAPKAATKKEKSKASKSEKAKAEKSESAADKTDKATMAVQYRFNMELESICRNNDYDAFSVYAIHVAGVPEAYDRDGKAKVDKYLDELYQAIRSTFEEALHHFRLSDTDYYIIHKLADEKKIRSLAIRFESETELLRHHHQLATPASLGVVLAGKQSHDEILSQVDIAQDKAARSRTQQWHLTVLELPEAAQETAPAQPAPAAKAPEPELPAKDSWQQLIEQTIEFDKARFVEQSIRPFSANFMPYEEMLLRLNDANNNEVDNIELFEHAKHYELDRQLEQYLVESALCRMTGIEADRLKGINITSDKALTKEFIEWFDGVAKSHKQALSQVVFEMPEKLISSNIEMSEELLTLMRAYGAHICVSDFGSGLHSFRLIHTLKFDFVKISTSITSQIPDDSAATHYARTLIDTAQRQSVKVIAENVEEIEQKEALEELRIDGMQGFILSHPAELPGYAMAN
- a CDS encoding DUF3413 domain-containing protein, with the protein product MVNGHTYREKVSQLIGWGHWFAFFNIIAAMLLGTRYITESEWPATLLGQFYLGLSWIGHFSFLVFALYLLVLFPLTFLLPSQRALRLFAVLFSTVGMTLLLLDTQAYEQHQLHLSPLVWELLLSGEKSDSNATWQYLFTVMPIFFLLELALAEWTWRKQRKLARKNIGGTLAMVFGLCFISSHLIHIWADANLYRPITVQKSNFPLSYPMTAKSFMERHGLLDRASYAKKRAEQGELENHLINYPLEAVTFRDQGSEQNLLIIMVNGLRSDMLNHETMPNTTAFAAQNLNFTKHHSASNDTMVGLFGLFYGLPGNYVDSVRQDGAKPLLVDTLTKRQYHFGLFSGNQFAEPLYYQAIFNRPEVLAQTATAYDDAKATQAWIAWEKTQSSPWFSYLELTSVLDYENKPAANTPFSQTDAAQAKVQNHPEATLLNHYRAAAYRADGYIAQVLAQLRASNQLENTLVIITSDHGLEFNETGTNSWGANSNYSRYQIQVPLVMHLPGHAPLVVERPTSHLDIVPTLMEELLHIATPAKVYSSGLNLLDSDNARRWLIAGDSRDVVVIEPHRTTVVDKFGNHNLFDAEYQPINDKAPLSVLSQVMAELKRFYRQPSDS
- a CDS encoding YejL family protein — translated: MPITSKFSDEKVEQILSDLVQALEKNEASTELSLMCLGNIATNLINCNVPLSQRKAIAEKFAQALMRSIDEKPTH
- the yejK gene encoding nucleoid-associated protein YejK — encoded protein: MSLELSNLILHQITKNSDETFSVVRRNNPLNLDDSSQHFVAELHRVYSAKAGKGFAGFKTESACQQWLGQLLKNELPFYDFSVQCAERLYQELSKYPFAQAGILVLAQYRSLATDYLFIGLLNRCDSLKVTDDLDIHNSDYLDVAKMDIAARIDLSSWQTEPESNRYLTFIKGRVGRKVGDFFLDFLEAENGMDTKVQNQVLLQAVEDFCTDARIESNERQDVRKQVYEYCNGQLKAGEEVDLKELSDSLPDSPEGSDFAQFTAAQGYELEESFPADRSTIRKLTKFVGAGGGISINFDSMLLGDRIFYDPKTDTLTIQGTPPNLRDQLQRRQNLDD
- a CDS encoding Hpt domain-containing protein, giving the protein MAAHEQPSSDTLTISSHRKRSWRQRLTLLLALVALCAALAITALYLYRAKQYQGMIDLLSPMQSQSDALYFSLSRTVVRGDLALANLATSTLAFRQQALALTQLGLSNEQRLPGLQSAAVSANLLVDQADNLYANFVAHHNMAVLLQRAMQQPISARLMDEYLHFASLLLFAQIDGDHRDILQYFSQLEQRSALWSAEERQQIQALVQQISPLVARKKVYQAMTNALFENHFMGELRALILSAYDRRNQAVMRASLAGLIAIFALWGAMALRRSSASRHTASSQGCAAPVIRQGDDAPQSVNDAEPTAKPTKADSNRHGASVCTAQTPKHSSPISSQTSPHESPNHLPSSQADMQQTAASKSDLAQADAASAYRSQTQAPFGLQYMMSCFDDDIASVNMLLRIFATDHREDMTKIEQLLAKQQWEEAQRCAHSLKGVAGSLAAESLKAAAAQVEQSLRQQEPPSAILLDALSAALQDTIQAVDQHLAMQPEVSAE